One Myxococcota bacterium DNA segment encodes these proteins:
- the secA gene encoding preprotein translocase subunit SecA, giving the protein MLTRFLTKIFGTKNDREIKALLPRVAAINALEPQISTLSDEKLVGRLQSLKTEITAACADDNSKEHVNSVLDIHLNEVFAIVREASKRVLNMRHFDVQLLGGMALHMGHISEMRTGEGKTLTATLPAVLNALTGRGVHVVTVNDYLASRDADWMGRIYRFLGLSVGVVIPQTQDEQKKQAYLADITYGQNNEFGFDYLRDNMKFDLNDYVQRGHQFAIVDEVDSILIDEARTPLIISGPAEESSEKYKLTNSVIPRLRKDVDYSIDEKSRAVMLTESGIEKAEKLLEVENLYDPINLETLHHLNQALRAHSIFKRDIDYVIERGEVVIVDEHTGRLMYGRRWSDGLHQAIEAKESVRIQAENHTLATITFQNYFRMYKKLSGMTGTADTEAEEFAKIYDLDVLVIPTNRSMVRSDELDQVYKTEREKFEVIIEDIKTAHEKGQPVLVGTVSVEKSEILAKGLGKLGIGHHVLNAKKHRDEAGIISQAGRLKSVTIATNMAGRGTDIILGGDPEFMARSAVARQLSESDQQVAEFAFLSGKPDLIVPDEARKEFQEKAIALYAKELEKSEQICREDKQKVLEAGGLRIIGTERHESRRIDNQLRGRAGRQGDPGSSRFYLSLQDDLMRIFGSDRMITVMEKLGMKDGEPIEHPWVSKSIENAQKRVEGFHFDSRKQLIEYDDVMNQQRGAIYSLRKQVLGNENIKKLVFDLVEETIVNLVAIACPEKTPVNEWKLHELCADLFALTGVNVDPASLPHQRDELMDHLYRQLTAAYNKKEKEVDVELIRRVERLIYLQIIDQFWKNHLQAMDHLREGIHFRGYAQKDPKQEYKKEGFLIFNTMRAQLRSAVLERIFKAEIKLASREQMMADMAMLEAMQKEAKQQQAVAQKLGRGKEPGAEALALPAANAEPQQNRAQRRRKS; this is encoded by the coding sequence ATGCTGACGCGCTTTCTGACCAAAATTTTTGGAACCAAAAACGACCGTGAAATCAAAGCACTCCTACCCCGAGTTGCCGCAATCAATGCCTTGGAACCTCAAATTTCAACGCTTTCAGACGAAAAACTCGTCGGCAGGCTGCAAAGTCTCAAAACCGAAATCACGGCTGCCTGCGCAGATGACAACAGCAAAGAACACGTCAACAGCGTGCTCGATATTCATCTTAACGAAGTATTCGCCATCGTCCGTGAAGCCAGCAAGCGCGTTCTTAACATGCGTCACTTTGATGTACAGCTGCTCGGCGGTATGGCGCTACACATGGGCCATATTTCCGAAATGCGTACCGGTGAAGGAAAAACCTTAACCGCTACATTGCCCGCGGTATTAAACGCTCTAACCGGTCGCGGCGTTCACGTGGTGACCGTCAATGATTACTTGGCCTCCCGAGATGCTGACTGGATGGGCCGCATCTATCGATTCTTAGGCCTCAGTGTCGGCGTGGTTATCCCGCAAACACAAGACGAACAAAAAAAACAAGCATACCTCGCAGACATCACCTACGGCCAAAATAACGAATTCGGCTTCGATTATTTGCGCGATAATATGAAGTTCGATTTGAACGACTACGTGCAACGCGGCCATCAATTCGCTATCGTCGACGAAGTGGATTCTATTCTAATCGACGAAGCTAGAACTCCGCTGATTATCTCAGGTCCAGCCGAAGAAAGCAGCGAAAAATACAAGCTAACAAATTCGGTTATCCCGAGGCTTCGTAAAGACGTTGATTACAGCATCGATGAAAAAAGCCGAGCAGTCATGCTCACCGAATCCGGCATCGAAAAAGCTGAAAAGCTGCTCGAAGTCGAAAATCTCTACGATCCAATTAACTTAGAAACACTGCATCATCTTAATCAAGCGCTCAGAGCGCACTCGATTTTCAAACGCGACATCGACTACGTCATCGAGCGCGGCGAAGTGGTCATTGTGGATGAACACACCGGTCGTCTTATGTACGGTCGTCGTTGGTCAGATGGATTGCATCAAGCCATCGAAGCCAAAGAAAGCGTTCGCATTCAAGCGGAAAACCACACACTGGCGACCATCACCTTCCAAAACTATTTCCGAATGTACAAAAAGCTCAGCGGTATGACCGGAACGGCCGATACCGAAGCAGAAGAATTCGCTAAAATTTACGACTTAGACGTATTGGTCATTCCCACCAACCGCAGCATGGTGCGCTCTGACGAGCTGGATCAAGTTTACAAAACGGAACGTGAAAAATTCGAAGTCATTATCGAAGATATCAAAACTGCCCATGAAAAAGGCCAGCCCGTCTTAGTCGGTACGGTATCCGTCGAAAAATCCGAAATCCTAGCTAAGGGCCTTGGCAAACTAGGCATTGGCCATCACGTGCTCAACGCCAAAAAGCATCGGGATGAAGCCGGTATTATTTCTCAAGCAGGAAGACTGAAATCCGTCACCATTGCGACCAACATGGCCGGTCGAGGAACGGATATTATCTTAGGCGGTGATCCTGAGTTCATGGCCCGAAGTGCCGTCGCCAGACAGTTGTCTGAGTCGGATCAGCAAGTCGCCGAATTTGCCTTTTTATCGGGAAAGCCTGACCTCATTGTCCCTGATGAAGCACGCAAAGAATTCCAAGAAAAAGCCATCGCGCTTTACGCTAAAGAGCTCGAAAAATCCGAACAGATTTGTAGAGAAGATAAGCAAAAAGTTCTCGAAGCGGGCGGCCTTCGAATCATCGGTACCGAACGTCATGAATCTAGACGAATCGACAACCAATTAAGGGGCCGCGCGGGAAGACAAGGTGATCCAGGATCCAGCCGTTTCTACCTATCTCTTCAAGATGATCTAATGCGCATCTTCGGCTCCGACCGCATGATTACCGTGATGGAAAAGCTGGGCATGAAAGACGGCGAGCCCATCGAGCACCCCTGGGTTTCCAAATCAATCGAAAATGCGCAAAAGCGCGTTGAAGGTTTTCATTTTGATTCGCGTAAACAGCTAATTGAATACGACGATGTCATGAATCAACAGCGCGGTGCGATTTACTCACTCAGAAAGCAAGTGCTCGGCAACGAAAATATCAAGAAATTGGTATTCGATTTGGTCGAGGAAACCATCGTCAACTTGGTAGCCATTGCCTGCCCTGAAAAAACCCCGGTCAACGAATGGAAACTGCACGAACTCTGCGCCGATCTTTTTGCCCTCACAGGCGTTAACGTCGATCCTGCAAGCCTGCCGCATCAACGCGATGAATTGATGGATCATTTGTATCGCCAGCTAACCGCTGCGTACAATAAGAAAGAAAAAGAGGTCGATGTCGAGTTAATCAGACGCGTTGAAAGATTAATCTACTTGCAGATTATCGATCAATTTTGGAAAAACCATCTTCAAGCCATGGATCATTTGCGTGAAGGCATTCACTTCAGAGGCTATGCGCAAAAAGATCCAAAGCAAGAATATAAAAAAGAAGGCTTCTTGATCTTCAACACCATGCGCGCTCAATTGCGTAGCGCAGTGTTAGAAAGAATTTTTAAAGCAGAAATCAAACTGGCCTCTCGCGAGCAAATGATGGCAGATATGGCCATGCTCGAAGCCATGCAAAAAGAAGCTAAGCAACAACAAGCCGTTGCCCAAAAACTAGGTCGCGGCAAAGAGCCTGGCGCCGAAGCGCTTGCCCTTCCAGCTGCCAATGCAGAGCCACAGCAAAACAGAGCCCAAAGGCGACGAAAATCCTGA
- a CDS encoding DNA-3-methyladenine glycosylase I: MVKQPFVSYGMADMLKRCSWVGEGKAHYEHYHDTEWGVPVHEDAKHFEMLILEGAQAGLSWETILKRRGGYRAVFHRFNPEKAARMSDAELEEALLNPGIIRNRLKVFSVRKNALAFLAIQKEFGSFDAYVWGFVNNKTIVNRPASLKDIAVSSKESDALSKDLKKRGMSFVGSTIIYAYLQATGLVDDHQKQCWRA; the protein is encoded by the coding sequence ATGGTCAAGCAGCCGTTTGTGAGCTATGGCATGGCAGATATGCTTAAGCGCTGCTCTTGGGTGGGTGAGGGTAAGGCTCACTACGAACATTATCATGATACCGAATGGGGCGTACCGGTCCACGAAGACGCTAAGCATTTTGAAATGCTAATTTTGGAAGGCGCTCAAGCTGGCCTCAGTTGGGAGACGATTTTAAAACGGCGCGGGGGATATCGAGCGGTGTTTCATCGGTTCAACCCAGAGAAAGCTGCGCGCATGAGTGATGCTGAACTTGAAGAGGCTCTGCTGAACCCGGGCATTATTAGAAATCGCCTGAAAGTGTTCTCAGTGCGCAAGAACGCCTTGGCGTTTTTGGCTATTCAAAAAGAATTTGGCAGCTTTGATGCTTATGTTTGGGGTTTTGTGAACAATAAAACCATTGTAAATCGCCCAGCCTCCCTGAAAGATATCGCGGTTTCTTCTAAAGAGTCGGATGCTTTGTCCAAGGATCTGAAAAAGCGAGGCATGAGTTTTGTGGGTAGCACTATTATATATGCTTACTTACAGGCGACTGGTTTGGTGGATGACCATCAAAAGCAATGTTGGCGCGCTTAG
- a CDS encoding NAD(P)-binding domain-containing protein, which yields MIRVGILGSGMVGEVLANGFLKEGYEVMRGSREPSKLESWKSVAGSTAQTGTFEQAAEFGELIVLAVKGHAAEKVLESCGPIRLKGKTIIDATNPISGEPVNGILPYFTGPGESLMERLQKICPKANFVKAFSCVGYQHMVHPDFGGQRPTMFICGNSTLSKNNVREILLKWGWDAEDMGPVEAARAIEPLAMLWCIPGFAKNQWGHALKLLKSA from the coding sequence ATGATTAGAGTAGGCATATTGGGTTCTGGTATGGTCGGCGAAGTTTTAGCGAACGGCTTTTTAAAAGAAGGCTATGAAGTGATGCGGGGCTCCAGAGAGCCAAGCAAGCTCGAATCCTGGAAAAGCGTCGCCGGATCCACGGCGCAGACAGGAACTTTCGAGCAAGCCGCCGAGTTTGGCGAATTGATTGTTTTAGCTGTCAAAGGCCATGCTGCCGAAAAGGTACTCGAATCATGCGGCCCCATAAGGCTCAAAGGCAAAACCATCATCGATGCCACCAATCCCATTTCCGGCGAGCCCGTAAACGGCATCCTTCCCTACTTCACCGGCCCGGGTGAATCCCTAATGGAGCGCTTGCAAAAAATTTGCCCCAAAGCAAACTTCGTGAAAGCCTTCAGCTGCGTCGGTTACCAACACATGGTCCACCCCGATTTCGGTGGTCAAAGACCCACGATGTTCATCTGCGGTAACAGCACCCTCAGCAAAAACAATGTTCGAGAAATCCTACTCAAATGGGGCTGGGACGCCGAAGATATGGGCCCCGTCGAAGCGGCCAGAGCCATCGAGCCCTTGGCGATGCTTTGGTGCATACCTGGCTTCGCTAAAAACCAATGGGGACATGCGTTAAAGCTATTAAAATCGGCTTAG
- the priA gene encoding primosomal protein N' — translation MPLIEVSVPAAGVPDSLTYHLPEAFWADDLVGRRVKVNLRNRPVVGVVTEASTERSEAPPGLKSVEVLLDTEPCVTTRQLELCRFVAEYYMAPLGEVIRLCLPPDTPRTMLKDKLPKRRRKKAYALADSTSKSVQLNSEQAAALKEIISSDKKAFLLEGVTGSGKTEVYIHATEWALAQGKSVLLVVPEIALTPQLKQRFADQLDAEPIMLHSGLKNTERRDAFESLLKDEPRIVLGARSALFAPLPNLGLIIVDEEHDPSYKQDDTPRYHARDVALWRAQQEGASIVLGSATPSLESRVGAERGRLAHLYLKNRASPDSKLPTIEIIDLKSRALHDTVQKGDRSQSDGQSMCILSGPLRTAMTETLNRGEQVLLFLNRRGYAPIAVCDSCGHLVQCPHCSVSLTYHQRTNLLQCHQCDYRVPLLKHCPDCHEGPLLCLGLGTERVEKEVQLFFPDARIVRLDRDSANTPAKMNQILNEVRSGKANILIGTQMSAKGHDFPGLSLVGVILADIGLSMPDFRASERTFQLLTQVAGRAGRRDTPGRVLIQTFDPANPVFSCVKAHDINRFSEIDAEHRKECKQPPYVRSALIRVESEDQTAAQTAATQIFDFLKPKLTTASSLLGPAPAPIERLRNKWRIQLYLRSATHTLRCEILKDLPTLKLKNARMTIDIDPVQML, via the coding sequence ATGCCCCTTATTGAAGTCAGTGTGCCAGCTGCTGGTGTTCCAGACAGTTTGACCTATCATTTGCCTGAAGCATTTTGGGCGGATGATTTGGTGGGTCGGCGCGTGAAAGTTAATTTGAGGAACCGGCCAGTGGTTGGGGTGGTTACTGAAGCCAGCACAGAAAGAAGCGAAGCCCCGCCTGGCCTCAAAAGCGTTGAGGTTTTGCTGGATACGGAGCCTTGCGTGACCACGCGTCAGCTTGAGCTTTGCCGTTTTGTGGCCGAGTATTACATGGCACCGCTTGGGGAAGTGATTCGGCTGTGCCTACCGCCGGATACACCGCGAACCATGTTGAAGGATAAGCTGCCTAAGCGGCGCAGAAAAAAGGCTTACGCGCTGGCAGACTCAACCAGCAAGTCTGTCCAACTAAACTCTGAACAAGCCGCCGCTTTGAAAGAAATCATTTCGTCAGATAAAAAGGCATTTCTACTAGAAGGCGTCACCGGTTCCGGTAAAACCGAAGTTTATATTCATGCCACCGAGTGGGCGCTCGCCCAGGGCAAGAGCGTTTTGCTGGTCGTGCCCGAAATCGCTTTAACACCCCAGCTCAAGCAGCGTTTCGCTGACCAACTGGATGCAGAGCCCATCATGTTGCACTCCGGTCTTAAAAACACCGAACGCCGCGATGCCTTTGAGAGCCTATTAAAAGACGAGCCTCGGATTGTCCTTGGCGCGCGCTCTGCTTTGTTTGCGCCACTACCTAATTTAGGCCTAATCATTGTCGATGAAGAGCACGACCCAAGCTACAAACAAGATGACACGCCTAGATACCATGCCCGGGACGTTGCTCTGTGGCGCGCGCAACAAGAAGGGGCCAGCATTGTGCTGGGCTCAGCCACTCCCTCTCTTGAAAGCAGAGTCGGCGCTGAACGAGGCCGCCTCGCACATCTGTATCTTAAAAATAGAGCAAGCCCTGACTCCAAACTGCCCACCATAGAAATCATCGATTTAAAATCACGCGCCCTGCATGACACGGTCCAAAAAGGCGACCGCAGCCAATCCGATGGTCAAAGCATGTGCATCCTGTCAGGTCCTCTGCGTACAGCCATGACCGAGACGCTGAATAGGGGCGAGCAGGTCTTACTTTTCTTAAACCGCCGCGGTTATGCACCGATTGCTGTTTGCGATTCCTGTGGTCATTTGGTGCAGTGCCCTCATTGTTCAGTATCTCTCACCTACCATCAGCGAACCAATCTGCTCCAATGCCACCAATGCGACTACCGTGTGCCACTACTTAAGCACTGCCCTGATTGCCATGAAGGCCCACTGTTATGCCTCGGCCTGGGCACCGAGCGTGTCGAAAAAGAAGTGCAGCTGTTTTTCCCGGACGCAAGAATCGTCCGCTTAGATCGAGACTCAGCCAACACACCGGCCAAGATGAACCAAATCTTAAACGAAGTTAGAAGTGGCAAAGCAAACATATTAATCGGTACGCAAATGAGCGCCAAGGGTCACGATTTTCCCGGCCTGTCTTTGGTAGGGGTTATTCTGGCCGATATTGGTCTGTCGATGCCCGATTTCAGAGCCTCAGAAAGAACCTTCCAACTACTAACCCAGGTTGCAGGCAGAGCCGGCAGGCGGGATACCCCAGGCCGAGTGCTGATTCAAACTTTCGATCCCGCAAACCCGGTTTTTTCCTGCGTTAAAGCGCACGACATCAATCGATTTTCAGAGATTGACGCAGAGCACCGCAAAGAATGCAAACAGCCACCTTATGTCCGTTCAGCATTGATTCGCGTCGAATCTGAAGACCAAACCGCAGCACAAACTGCCGCCACTCAAATCTTCGATTTTCTTAAACCGAAATTAACTACAGCGTCTTCTCTGCTCGGGCCCGCACCTGCTCCCATTGAAAGACTTCGAAACAAATGGCGCATTCAACTCTACCTTCGCAGTGCCACACACACGCTACGATGTGAAATCCTAAAAGATTTACCAACGCTGAAGCTCAAAAATGCTCGAATGACCATTGACATTGATCCGGTTCAAATGCTCTAA
- a CDS encoding DUF2177 family protein yields MGRILLSYGCTVGLVILLDVLWLSVMMPVLYKPRMAHLLADHMVYAAAPVFYLLYAFGLYWFVISPSQGESNWLAIFATGALFGLVAYGTYDLTNQVTLRGWPVIITIIDLVWGGAMAGIVCVLAVFLTTKIFTVFN; encoded by the coding sequence ATGGGAAGAATCTTGCTCAGCTACGGCTGCACCGTTGGTCTTGTTATCCTGCTCGATGTTTTGTGGCTCTCTGTGATGATGCCGGTTTTATATAAGCCTCGGATGGCCCACTTGTTGGCTGATCACATGGTTTATGCTGCTGCGCCTGTCTTTTATCTATTATATGCCTTTGGGCTCTACTGGTTTGTGATTAGCCCAAGCCAGGGTGAATCTAATTGGTTGGCTATTTTTGCGACCGGCGCCCTGTTTGGCTTGGTGGCCTACGGGACTTACGATTTGACTAATCAGGTGACCCTAAGGGGCTGGCCGGTGATCATCACAATTATTGATTTGGTCTGGGGCGGTGCAATGGCAGGAATTGTCTGCGTTTTAGCGGTTTTTTTGACGACTAAGATTTTTACTGTTTTTAATTAA